In Massilia forsythiae, one DNA window encodes the following:
- a CDS encoding flagellar hook-basal body protein, which produces MNIIDIVAAGMREDNNRLSIVSSNLANVLTPGYKRQIAAERFDATLAALGAPSSSHSIQIDSSAGALRATGNAADIAIEGDAWFEFDTAAGPRYSRGGMLHVDTAGRLVNAQGAPIVTSGGAVLTSAAFRIDPNGDIVQGGRVTGRVKLVSFDHPERLQPAGAGLYDATGLQASTQTLDSRVRSGFMEASNVNSPQEMVRLSETVRHFESLQRAVQGYDEALGSAIRKLGEF; this is translated from the coding sequence ATGAACATCATCGACATCGTCGCGGCTGGTATGCGTGAAGACAATAACCGTCTGAGCATCGTCAGCAGCAACCTGGCCAACGTATTGACTCCGGGCTACAAGCGCCAGATCGCGGCTGAACGCTTCGACGCCACGCTGGCTGCCTTGGGCGCGCCTTCCAGCTCCCATTCCATACAGATCGATAGCAGTGCGGGCGCCTTGCGTGCCACGGGTAACGCCGCCGACATTGCCATCGAAGGCGATGCCTGGTTCGAGTTCGACACCGCCGCGGGACCGCGCTACAGCCGCGGCGGCATGCTGCACGTCGACACCGCCGGGCGCCTGGTGAATGCACAGGGTGCACCGATCGTCACCTCCGGGGGCGCCGTACTCACCAGCGCGGCATTTCGCATCGATCCGAATGGCGACATCGTCCAGGGCGGGCGCGTCACCGGCCGGGTGAAACTGGTCTCGTTCGACCATCCCGAGCGTCTTCAGCCTGCCGGCGCCGGTCTGTACGACGCGACCGGACTGCAGGCATCGACGCAGACGCTGGACAGCCGGGTCCGCAGCGGTTTCATGGAAGCATCCAACGTCAACTCGCCGCAGGAAATGGTGCGGCTGAGCGAGACCGTGCGCCATTTCGAGTCGCTGCAGCGCGCGGTGCAAGGCTACGACGAAGCGCTGGGAAGCGCCATCCGCAAACTGGGAGAGTTCTGA
- the flgG gene encoding flagellar basal-body rod protein FlgG has product MNDSMYIAATGMVAHQKSVDAIANNMANISTQGYKKSRVNFEDLVYRGLAAAANPDAANGAPALLSGSGVGIAALTKSFTQGELKKTDAMFDVAIQGDGFMEVTLADGSLQYTRGGALTVNQDGLLATAGGLPLRPAVRVGTDVRQLTVQADGIVMAQSDSQSSAIEVGRIELAHFADASGLTPLGTNLYKATERSGDAIYGQPGEGPFGTLAQGYQESSNVNIVQEMVDLMVAQRAYESSVKVIQASDEMLAMGNNLRK; this is encoded by the coding sequence ATGAATGATTCGATGTACATCGCCGCGACCGGCATGGTGGCGCACCAGAAGAGTGTCGACGCGATCGCCAACAACATGGCCAACATCAGCACGCAAGGCTACAAGAAGAGCCGCGTGAATTTCGAAGACCTGGTGTATCGCGGCCTGGCCGCCGCCGCCAACCCGGACGCCGCCAACGGCGCGCCGGCCCTGCTGTCGGGCAGCGGCGTCGGTATCGCGGCCTTGACCAAGTCGTTCACGCAGGGCGAACTCAAGAAGACCGATGCCATGTTCGACGTCGCGATCCAGGGCGACGGCTTCATGGAAGTGACGCTGGCCGACGGCAGCCTGCAATACACGCGCGGCGGCGCACTGACGGTCAACCAGGACGGCTTGCTGGCCACCGCCGGCGGCTTGCCGCTGCGTCCCGCAGTACGGGTCGGCACCGACGTGCGCCAGCTGACCGTGCAGGCCGACGGCATCGTGATGGCGCAATCCGACAGCCAATCCTCGGCCATCGAGGTCGGCCGCATCGAGCTGGCCCATTTCGCCGATGCATCCGGCCTCACGCCGCTCGGTACCAACCTGTACAAGGCCACCGAACGTTCCGGCGATGCCATCTACGGCCAGCCGGGCGAGGGGCCGTTCGGGACCCTGGCGCAGGGTTACCAGGAATCGTCGAACGTCAACATCGTGCAGGAAATGGTCGATTTGATGGTGGCGCAGCGCGCCTACGAATCCAGCGTGAAGGTCATCCAGGCGTCCGACGAGATGCTGGCGATGGGAAACAACCTGCGTAAGTAA
- the fliF gene encoding flagellar basal-body MS-ring/collar protein FliF encodes MSFLSTIWRGQGTGGRAGIVAGMVFIVAAVAGLAVWSLTASYQVLFSDLGQRDAAAMTAELDKLKVPYRLEGDGNTILVPAEQVHKTRLKLMAGELPLHGGVGFEVFNNADFGMTEFVQKVNYQRAVQGELTRTIQAIENVQSARVHLAIPEQGLFKKTVNHPKASVTIAMKRDTALSHEQTVGIARLAAAAVPEMQTGDVTIVDQHGNALTGAAGEADLQGGAQLDSKRSTEEYLARKAARVLDSTFGPGQAVASVDVVLNLDQSKVTTEEVLPARGAATGLAVRQRVVNRDPDADGVQGARPDDVKRSTETEYQAGRRVEQVSVAAGAIRRMTVAVMVQPALHEIQREQLKEVVAMAVGLNPDRGDAIVLYSADRIAPIMPHTDVTPPQAPAAPDTAQALPQARRGEGFDTGLAVRLLLAAFLVIAAALLLYRRRRTARARQPGRLSASEREALLRDVRGWIGNTDGAAALDRSKP; translated from the coding sequence GTGAGTTTCTTATCGACTATCTGGCGTGGCCAGGGAACGGGCGGGCGCGCCGGCATCGTGGCGGGCATGGTCTTCATCGTCGCCGCCGTGGCGGGGTTGGCGGTGTGGAGCCTGACCGCCAGTTACCAGGTGCTGTTTTCCGACCTCGGCCAGCGCGACGCCGCCGCCATGACGGCGGAACTGGACAAGCTGAAAGTGCCGTATCGCCTCGAAGGCGACGGCAACACCATCCTGGTGCCGGCCGAGCAGGTGCACAAGACCCGCCTGAAGCTGATGGCGGGCGAATTGCCGCTGCACGGCGGCGTCGGCTTCGAAGTCTTCAACAATGCCGACTTCGGCATGACCGAATTCGTCCAGAAGGTCAACTACCAGCGTGCGGTGCAAGGGGAGCTGACCAGGACCATCCAGGCCATCGAGAACGTGCAGTCGGCACGCGTCCATCTGGCGATCCCGGAACAGGGATTGTTCAAGAAGACGGTGAATCATCCCAAGGCGTCGGTGACGATCGCCATGAAGCGCGATACCGCGCTGTCGCACGAGCAGACGGTCGGCATCGCGCGCCTGGCGGCGGCGGCGGTGCCGGAGATGCAGACCGGCGACGTCACCATCGTCGACCAGCACGGCAACGCGCTTACCGGCGCCGCCGGCGAAGCCGACCTGCAGGGCGGCGCCCAGCTCGACAGCAAGCGCAGCACCGAGGAATACCTGGCCCGCAAGGCCGCGCGCGTCCTGGACAGCACCTTCGGCCCCGGCCAGGCGGTGGCCAGCGTCGACGTCGTGCTCAATCTGGACCAGAGCAAGGTCACCACCGAGGAAGTGCTGCCGGCGCGCGGCGCGGCCACCGGGCTGGCAGTGCGCCAGCGTGTCGTCAACCGCGACCCGGACGCCGACGGCGTGCAGGGCGCGCGCCCGGACGACGTCAAGCGCAGTACCGAAACCGAATACCAGGCCGGCCGTCGCGTCGAGCAGGTATCGGTGGCCGCCGGCGCCATCCGCCGCATGACCGTGGCGGTGATGGTGCAGCCGGCCCTGCACGAGATCCAGCGCGAACAGTTGAAGGAAGTCGTGGCGATGGCGGTCGGACTGAATCCGGACCGCGGCGACGCCATCGTGCTGTATTCGGCGGATCGTATCGCGCCGATCATGCCGCACACCGACGTCACGCCCCCGCAGGCGCCGGCTGCGCCGGACACGGCGCAAGCCCTGCCGCAGGCGCGGCGCGGCGAAGGGTTCGACACCGGCCTGGCCGTGCGTTTGCTGCTGGCCGCGTTCCTGGTGATCGCGGCAGCGCTGCTGCTGTACCGCCGGCGCCGCACCGCGCGCGCGCGCCAGCCGGGCCGCCTGAGCGCCAGCGAGCGCGAAGCCCTGCTGCGCGACGTGCGCGGCTGGATCGGCAACACGGACGGTGCGGCGGCGCTCGACCGGAGCAAGCCATGA
- a CDS encoding flagellar basal body P-ring protein FlgI: MNRPGRIAAYLFLSLCACCAQAQGIRIKDLGKVSGWRENALLGYGVVTGLAGTGDSARSKMTRQSLTNMLSRYELNLAAEDIQSRNVAAVMVTANLSPFARAGDQMDVTVTSIGDARSLVGGTLVMAPLKAANGQIYALAQGALSVGGYKYDMNGNVVQKNHPTVASIPAGATVEQGIVNEVGRDGAITFVLSEPDYTTANRVATAINRALGADTATARDASGIDVRLPGGKARTAEFMMALENVTVEPDRRARVVINERTGTVVAGADVRIAKVAISHGDLKVSIVTDNTVVQPLSVGYAGAGVRTALVSNSRVDVAERGETGFVASDNTVGDLVQSLTRIRTNTRDIISILRAVKAAGALHADLIVQ, from the coding sequence ATGAACCGTCCCGGACGCATCGCGGCATACCTGTTCCTGTCCCTGTGCGCCTGCTGCGCGCAGGCCCAGGGAATCCGCATCAAGGACCTGGGCAAGGTCTCCGGATGGCGCGAGAACGCGCTGCTCGGATACGGCGTGGTGACCGGCCTGGCCGGCACCGGCGATTCCGCGCGCAGCAAGATGACGCGCCAGTCGCTGACCAACATGCTGTCGCGCTACGAACTGAACCTCGCCGCCGAGGATATCCAGAGCAGGAACGTGGCGGCGGTCATGGTGACGGCCAACCTGTCGCCGTTCGCGCGCGCCGGCGACCAGATGGACGTGACGGTCACTTCCATCGGCGACGCGCGCAGCCTGGTCGGCGGTACCCTGGTGATGGCGCCGCTGAAGGCGGCCAATGGCCAGATCTACGCGCTGGCGCAGGGCGCGCTGTCGGTGGGCGGCTACAAGTACGACATGAACGGCAACGTGGTGCAGAAGAACCACCCCACGGTGGCATCGATTCCCGCCGGCGCGACGGTGGAGCAGGGCATCGTCAACGAGGTCGGCCGCGATGGCGCGATTACCTTCGTGCTGAGCGAGCCGGACTACACGACCGCGAACCGGGTCGCGACCGCGATCAACCGCGCCCTGGGCGCCGACACCGCGACCGCGCGCGACGCCTCCGGCATCGACGTGCGCCTGCCGGGCGGCAAGGCGCGCACCGCCGAATTCATGATGGCGCTGGAAAACGTGACGGTCGAGCCGGACCGCCGCGCCCGGGTCGTCATCAACGAGCGTACCGGCACCGTGGTGGCCGGCGCCGACGTGCGCATCGCCAAGGTGGCGATCTCGCACGGCGACCTGAAGGTGTCGATCGTGACCGACAACACCGTGGTCCAGCCGCTGTCGGTCGGCTACGCCGGCGCCGGGGTACGCACCGCACTCGTGTCCAACAGCCGGGTCGACGTCGCCGAACGCGGCGAAACCGGATTCGTCGCCAGCGACAACACGGTCGGCGACCTGGTGCAGTCGCTCACGCGGATCAGGACCAACACGCGCGACATCATTTCCATCCTTCGTGCGGTCAAGGCGGCGGGCGCACTCCACGCCGACCTGATCGTACAGTAA
- the fliE gene encoding flagellar hook-basal body complex protein FliE — MSIDPIALLAQAAPAQFTGDGMRAAAPAQPFGAWFERELGEVNRALGVADRDARLLAAGQPVALHEVMMHVEEAKLSFQLLAQVRNKVLEGYQEVMRMQV, encoded by the coding sequence ATGAGCATCGATCCGATCGCGCTGCTGGCGCAGGCGGCGCCCGCCCAATTCACCGGCGACGGCATGCGCGCGGCGGCGCCGGCGCAACCCTTCGGCGCCTGGTTCGAACGCGAACTGGGAGAGGTCAACCGCGCCCTGGGCGTGGCCGACCGCGACGCGCGCCTGCTGGCCGCCGGCCAGCCGGTGGCGCTGCACGAGGTGATGATGCACGTGGAAGAGGCCAAGCTTTCTTTCCAGTTGCTGGCGCAGGTCAGGAACAAGGTCCTGGAGGGATACCAGGAAGTGATGCGGATGCAGGTGTAG
- a CDS encoding flagellar basal body rod protein FlgB, which produces MFNLVASSTTALLGAALDVTSLRQQAIAQNIANANTPGYRRVMVDFDAQVDGLRRQAGGAQRTAGTLMRPHIVPAADAAQANDVSLDLEVADLSDTVLRHQALLKVVSREYAIIGTAITEGKR; this is translated from the coding sequence TTGTTCAATCTCGTAGCAAGCAGCACCACGGCGCTGCTCGGCGCCGCCCTGGACGTGACGAGCCTGCGCCAGCAGGCGATCGCGCAGAACATCGCCAACGCCAACACGCCCGGCTACCGCCGGGTCATGGTCGACTTCGACGCCCAGGTCGACGGCCTGCGGCGCCAGGCCGGCGGCGCGCAGCGCACGGCGGGCACCTTGATGCGCCCGCACATCGTGCCGGCGGCCGATGCGGCGCAGGCGAACGACGTCTCGCTCGACCTCGAGGTGGCTGACCTGTCCGATACGGTCCTGCGCCACCAGGCCCTGCTGAAGGTCGTGAGCCGCGAATACGCGATCATCGGCACGGCGATCACGGAAGGGAAGCGTTGA
- the flgA gene encoding flagellar basal body P-ring formation chaperone FlgA encodes MPVALVMRADVTVETRTIRLQDLLERPAAASLPDCVLQAQFGAAPLVQQAVTLNRATVERQLLRAGCVAAVHWEGAQVVRVHSAGQLVDAALLQGKAEEFLRQRLAGRYAHVDLVPSTALAAVAVPKGAVAVTVRGDIPPPGQVRIPVWLDIAVDGDLYRSVVAGFDVRASQPAWIARRDLEAGATAQRDDFVLQDTPVERLKQLPIGADTPPDAIRLQRRIHAGEALTALHRPARAAVLRGDRVKLVYGTGTVVVETAAIAMNDAQQGQALLVRALAGTAPVQARLVGAGIARLEE; translated from the coding sequence GTGCCCGTCGCCCTGGTCATGCGCGCCGACGTCACGGTCGAGACGCGCACCATCCGCCTGCAAGACCTGCTCGAGCGCCCGGCAGCGGCTTCCCTGCCGGATTGCGTGCTGCAGGCGCAGTTCGGTGCGGCGCCGCTGGTACAGCAGGCCGTGACCCTGAACCGCGCGACGGTAGAGCGGCAGCTGCTGCGCGCCGGCTGCGTCGCGGCCGTGCATTGGGAAGGGGCGCAGGTGGTGCGGGTGCACAGCGCCGGCCAGCTGGTCGATGCGGCGCTGCTGCAAGGGAAGGCCGAGGAATTCCTGCGCCAGCGGCTGGCCGGCCGCTACGCGCACGTCGACCTGGTGCCGAGTACGGCGCTGGCCGCCGTCGCCGTACCCAAGGGCGCGGTCGCGGTGACGGTGCGGGGCGACATTCCGCCGCCAGGCCAGGTGCGCATCCCGGTGTGGCTCGACATCGCGGTCGACGGGGACCTGTATCGCTCGGTGGTTGCCGGCTTCGATGTCAGGGCGAGCCAGCCGGCATGGATCGCGCGCCGCGACCTGGAAGCCGGCGCCACCGCGCAACGCGACGATTTCGTGTTGCAGGACACGCCCGTCGAGCGCTTGAAGCAGCTCCCCATCGGCGCCGATACGCCGCCTGACGCCATTCGCCTGCAGCGCCGCATCCATGCCGGCGAAGCGCTGACGGCGCTGCACCGCCCGGCCCGGGCCGCCGTGCTGCGCGGCGATCGCGTGAAACTGGTCTACGGTACCGGCACGGTGGTGGTGGAAACCGCGGCGATCGCCATGAACGATGCGCAGCAGGGACAGGCACTGCTGGTGCGCGCGCTGGCCGGCACCGCGCCCGTGCAGGCGCGCCTGGTTGGCGCGGGCATCGCCCGCCTCGAGGAATGA
- a CDS encoding beta strand repeat-containing protein: MPSHRYLVLAPLNAALLTAMLALGTAPARATPFTIIGASTAAQTLGNGQTGTVAPGASLGVAGSTVAVTVDGSNATLNNGGVIAQTGSGRAIRDNTGVANLVINNGSRDNGSAVIRTADADVVQMNVAGASVKLNNYGSLVSQNASAGGAQAVDFAAVTGANVVNNYAGALLQAREADAVRPGAGGIVYNAGTIRATTISGSGSDGIDGQNNSGIRITNDGGGLIDGGRHGITGGQAAAADAFALSVTNNAGAVIRGNNGSGINIDGLNARQLLTVINHGTILGNGISGDGDGIDVDGLASITNTGIIRSTNAFNPTPAGLAYSEGITAGGGVIVNAGTIEGLVAAGNANAVGRGITLAGNDIAGGALAGTREGLYGNATIENRAGGLIRGQSDSAIVAQGAASGFTVTIDNHAGAVIRGGGATTAAIMGGADRTVIANAGVIDGSSSGKAIQLGGAGGNGLTILGGGARVIGAIDGGAGRGNTMLVDAGTGNRFTYAGAIADFDSVEFRSGVTTLSGQSSYTGATVLGGGTLALMGDERIAAASALVLAGGTLDLTGAGSQTFASLSLLDDSTIDFGHGRLTFGGLGTVAGGKTLALAEALATSGYLMRFLGDYAGNADFLALLRAAGSGDVRITSSFDGVYTNVLASGEVPEPAGLALMLGGLAMMAALLRRVAR; encoded by the coding sequence ATGCCAAGCCATCGATACCTCGTCCTTGCACCGCTGAACGCCGCCTTGCTGACCGCCATGCTGGCGCTGGGCACGGCGCCGGCGCGCGCCACTCCATTCACCATCATCGGCGCCAGCACGGCGGCGCAAACCCTCGGCAATGGACAGACCGGCACGGTCGCGCCGGGCGCCAGCCTGGGCGTTGCCGGCTCGACGGTGGCAGTGACCGTCGACGGCAGCAACGCCACGCTGAACAATGGCGGCGTCATCGCCCAGACCGGCAGCGGGCGCGCCATCCGCGACAACACCGGCGTGGCCAACCTCGTCATCAACAACGGCAGCCGCGACAACGGCAGCGCCGTCATCCGCACCGCGGACGCCGACGTCGTCCAGATGAACGTGGCGGGTGCCAGCGTCAAGCTGAACAACTACGGCAGCCTGGTCTCGCAGAACGCTTCCGCCGGCGGCGCCCAGGCGGTCGACTTCGCGGCCGTCACCGGCGCCAACGTCGTCAACAATTACGCCGGCGCGCTGCTGCAGGCCAGGGAAGCCGACGCCGTGCGCCCGGGCGCGGGCGGCATCGTCTACAACGCCGGCACCATCCGCGCCACCACTATCAGCGGCAGCGGCAGCGACGGCATCGACGGCCAGAACAACAGCGGCATACGCATTACCAACGACGGCGGCGGCCTCATCGACGGCGGCCGCCACGGCATCACCGGCGGCCAGGCTGCCGCCGCGGACGCGTTCGCGCTGAGCGTGACCAACAACGCCGGCGCCGTCATCCGCGGCAACAACGGTTCGGGGATCAATATCGACGGCCTGAATGCGCGGCAACTGCTCACCGTGATCAACCACGGCACGATCCTCGGCAACGGCATCAGCGGCGACGGCGACGGCATCGACGTCGATGGCCTGGCCAGCATCACCAATACCGGCATCATCCGCTCGACCAACGCATTCAATCCGACACCGGCGGGGCTGGCCTACAGCGAAGGCATCACCGCCGGCGGCGGCGTGATCGTCAACGCAGGCACCATCGAAGGCCTGGTCGCGGCCGGCAACGCCAACGCGGTCGGACGCGGCATCACGCTGGCCGGCAACGACATCGCCGGCGGCGCCCTGGCCGGCACCCGCGAAGGTTTATATGGCAACGCCACCATCGAAAACCGCGCCGGCGGCCTGATTCGGGGTCAGAGCGATTCCGCCATCGTCGCCCAGGGCGCCGCCAGCGGTTTCACGGTCACCATCGACAACCATGCCGGTGCCGTGATCCGGGGCGGCGGCGCCACCACCGCCGCCATCATGGGCGGGGCCGACCGCACCGTCATCGCCAACGCCGGCGTCATCGACGGCAGCAGCAGCGGCAAGGCGATCCAGCTCGGCGGCGCCGGCGGCAATGGATTGACCATCCTCGGCGGCGGCGCGCGCGTCATCGGCGCCATCGACGGCGGCGCCGGACGCGGCAACACGATGCTGGTCGACGCCGGCACCGGCAACCGGTTTACCTATGCCGGCGCGATCGCCGATTTCGACAGCGTCGAGTTCAGGAGCGGCGTCACCACGCTGTCCGGCCAGAGCAGCTACACCGGTGCGACCGTGCTGGGCGGCGGCACGCTGGCGCTGATGGGCGACGAGCGCATCGCCGCCGCCAGCGCGCTGGTGCTGGCCGGCGGCACGCTCGACCTGACCGGCGCGGGCAGCCAGACCTTCGCCAGCCTGAGCCTGCTGGACGACTCGACCATCGACTTCGGCCACGGCCGCCTTACCTTCGGCGGCCTGGGCACGGTCGCCGGCGGCAAGACCCTGGCGCTGGCCGAGGCACTGGCGACGTCCGGCTACCTCATGCGCTTTCTGGGCGATTATGCCGGCAATGCCGATTTCCTGGCCCTGCTGCGCGCGGCCGGCAGCGGAGACGTGAGGATCACGTCCAGTTTCGACGGGGTATATACGAACGTGCTGGCATCGGGTGAGGTGCCGGAGCCGGCCGGTCTTGCGCTGATGCTGGGCGGGCTCGCCATGATGGCAGCGCTGCTGCGGCGCGTCGCAAGATAA
- a CDS encoding flagellar basal body L-ring protein FlgH, with product MTTRKTIALGIALATLLQAAQGTSLYDPKTFQPQTSDLRPRRIGSLVTVLVYESASASSTANTSASRDAGIGLSVQTPSHDHQAAIDASNRMDGRGKTERQGKVLAQLTAVVTGVTAEGDLRIAGEQVLDINNERQQIRIEGTVRAQDVSDLNVVLSTRIANARISYSGQGDLADRQRPSWWQRFASLFGI from the coding sequence ATGACGACACGTAAAACGATCGCCCTGGGCATCGCCCTGGCCACGCTGCTGCAGGCCGCCCAGGGCACCAGCCTGTACGACCCCAAGACGTTCCAGCCGCAGACCTCGGACCTGCGCCCGCGCCGCATCGGCTCGCTGGTCACCGTGCTGGTCTACGAGAGCGCCAGCGCCAGCAGCACGGCCAACACCTCGGCCAGCCGCGATGCCGGCATCGGCCTGTCGGTGCAGACGCCGTCGCACGACCACCAGGCGGCGATCGACGCCTCCAACCGCATGGACGGGCGCGGCAAGACCGAGCGCCAGGGCAAGGTGCTGGCCCAGCTGACCGCGGTGGTGACCGGCGTGACCGCCGAAGGCGACCTGCGCATCGCCGGCGAGCAGGTGCTGGACATTAACAACGAACGCCAGCAGATCCGCATCGAGGGCACCGTCAGGGCCCAGGACGTATCGGACCTGAACGTGGTGCTGTCGACCCGCATCGCCAACGCCAGGATCAGCTACTCGGGACAGGGCGACCTGGCCGACCGCCAGCGGCCATCCTGGTGGCAGCGCTTCGCTTCCTTGTTCGGGATCTGA
- the flgC gene encoding flagellar basal body rod protein FlgC, which produces MAYENAFQISAAGLAVEKLRVDTAAANIAHMHSAAPNAAQLYRPLKVVADQALAFSRQFDGLYRQRGAAAQVVEQDAAPRLAYEPGHPYANDKGFVAYPGIDQTQEMLTLTTALRAYEANVVAMSAAKTMAARALEIGGQQ; this is translated from the coding sequence ATGGCCTACGAAAACGCATTCCAGATCAGCGCCGCCGGCTTGGCCGTCGAGAAGCTGCGCGTCGATACCGCCGCCGCCAACATCGCCCACATGCACAGCGCCGCGCCGAACGCCGCGCAGCTGTACCGGCCGCTCAAGGTGGTGGCCGACCAGGCGCTGGCGTTTTCGCGCCAGTTCGACGGCTTGTACCGCCAGCGCGGCGCCGCGGCCCAGGTGGTGGAGCAGGACGCCGCGCCGCGCCTGGCCTACGAGCCGGGCCACCCGTACGCCAACGACAAGGGCTTCGTCGCCTATCCCGGCATCGACCAGACCCAGGAAATGCTGACCTTGACCACTGCGCTGCGCGCCTACGAAGCCAACGTGGTGGCGATGAGTGCCGCCAAGACCATGGCGGCGCGCGCCCTGGAAATCGGAGGCCAGCAATGA